The DNA sequence AGATTTGTCATTCACGAACTGTTCGACTTCGTCCAGCGTCGGAGGCAGCCCCCGCAGATCGAAGCTCAGGCGACGAATCAGCGTGTAGCGGTCGGCTGCGGGGCTCGGTTTGAGTCCCGCGTGTTCCAGCTTCGCGAGGATGAAGCGATCAATGGCATTCGCAGGCCAGTCCTGCTGTTTGACTTCGGGGAGTGCAGGACGCTGAGGTGGAATAAACGACCAGTGCCGGGCATAGGGGGCCCCCTGTTCGATCCAGGCTTTAATCTTCGCGATCTGGGCGTCGGTCAGTTTCTCACCCACGTCGGGAGGCGGCATGACCGTGTATTCATCGTCGGAAGTGATCCGCTTGAAGAGTTCGCTCTTCGCGGCGTCTTCGGGAACGATCGCATGGGCGTCGCTTTCGAGTTTCATGACCGCGGAAGCGCGTTCATCCAGTCGCAGGCCGGCTTCGCGGGTTTCAGGATCGGGACCGTGACAGTGGAAGCAGTTCTTGGAGAGGATCGGTCGGATATCCCGATTGAAATCGATCTCGGGTGTGTTGGGCTTGGATGATGGATCCGCAGGGGGGCGGCACTCGCAGCGTGCGCGCTGAGCAAGAGGATTCCTGCCAGAGAAATGGTTCTCAGGTAGAGATTCCACATGGGTATGCACCTTCAGGTAGGATTTGCGGTGCCGTCGTACCCGGGGAGAGCGTCTCACAGAATGAGCGCAGGTAGAGAGAATGGTACAACAAACAGCGCGGGTTCAGGTTTGGTGATACCAGTCCGTCTGTCGATATGTAGACTGACGGTAGCCGACGGTTCTGAAGCGTACGGCAGGTAAGTTAATTCACTCCAGACAAGACGAAAACGCCCTGCCTGTATTAACTTAATATAATTAATGGATCGAGCAGATGCAAGAAAAAGTATCGCCCCGTATCAGGGGAGACAGCGGCCCCCGGCTGCCTCCGACCGGTGGGATCAATCGATTCCCAGGTTCCGTTCGATACTGCGTGCTTTGGAACTCATCACGTATTTCTGCCACCAGGGGTCCGGATCGTATTCACGGGGACGGTCGCCGCGGGCTTCTTCACCCACATAGCCCCACTGGTCGACTTCATCTTCGCCGCTCCAGTCGGAATCGAAAGGCTTGGGTTTGAAGGCACGCATGGTTTCGTGTTGCAGTTCTGAGATAGGCTTCATCACCTGTGCGCAGCCGCTGGTGAAGAGAAACACCGGGCCACAGGCGATGAACGCCAGGACAAAGGATTTCATGAGAGGATCCTCCATACAATCATCGTCGGCAGGGACAGCGCGTGCCTCGACCGTTATGATTGATGGTCTACAATAGTAATGATGTGGAATTGTGAGTGGGACGGGGGTCCCATTGAGAGAGAGTGCGAGGGATTTTAAGGATTTCGGTTTTCAAGTCTAGCCTGATTTTCGTGAGTCCGGTCCGGAGCCGTTTGAGTCTGTTATTTAAGGAGTATTCGTGGGTTCTCAATTAGATGTACTGGTCGTCGCCCCGCATCCCGATGATGCGGAAATCAGCGTGGGAGGCACTATTCTGGCCTGCAAAGCCGCGGGACAGCGTGTGGGAGTTGTGGAGTTAACCAATGGTGAGCCAACGCCTTACGGCAGTCCCGAGATCCGGGCGAAAGAGACCGCAGCCTCGACGGAGGTCCTGCAACTGGACTGGCGGGAGAATCTGCAACTGCCGAACCGGAGTCTGGAATCGAGTCTGACTGCCCGCAGACAACTGGCCGAAATCTTTCGTGAACAGCAGCCGAAAGTGATTCTCGCCCCCTATTGGGAAGACGTGCATCCCGACCACGTGGCCGCCAGCCATCTGGTGGATGCCGCCCGATTCTGGTCGAAGCTCAGCAAGACTGATATGTCGGGCGAACGCTATTGGCCGCCCCAGATCTATTATTTCTGGAGCATTCACCTGCGGATTCATCCCAAGCCGAGCTTCGTGTTTGATATTTCGCCGCATATCGAGCAGAAAATGCAGGCGGTTCGCTGCTATGAAAGCCAGATGATCCAGGGGCGTTCCGAAGAGCATCCGACGGTGCTGGATGACATCAAGGATCGGGCCCGTTACTGGGGCTGGACCATTCATCGCGCCTATGGTGAACCCTTTGCCAGTCGTGAAGAGATCGGAATTCAAAGTTTTCTACCATTGTCGGCGGCGAAATGAACGTAAGCATTCATAGTTGCGCGGATTCTCCCGGCTGGGGAATCCGCAGGTTTCCAGCGAGGAAATCACCCTGAATCGGGGCGGTTTTTCGGTTCAACCTTGAATGTTCGTCCTTTCATCGGTTAGACTTTGCTAAACAGAATTTACAAAATTCCGGAATGACGGCACCTGAACTGGCTGTGGTCGAGTACCCAGGAACGGTTTGACTGTGTGCTGCATCACCTGGCTGTCTGTTGTTCCACCCCGCCTGAGCGTGCACAGTGCCACCTACCTTCTGACACTAAATGAGGAGAAAAAAGAAGATGTCTCAACAATCTCGTCGCGAATTCCTGGAAAAATCGATGTTTGCTGCCGCTGGCGCAGCAGCTCTGAGCACTTCGATTCCTCAGCTCTCTGCAGCCGAGTCGCAGTCCAGCAGCCCCAACGAAAAACTGCGTGTCGCCCTGCTGGGTGTCAATGGCCGTGGTCAGTCTCACCTCAGCGCTTTCGCCGGTCGTAAAGACACCGAAATCGTCGCCATTGTCGATCCCGATGAAAGCGTGGGGATGACCAAAGGTGTGGGTAACGTCTACAAAAAGACAAATAAAAAACCAACTTACTACAAAGACCTGCGGAAAGCCTTCGACGATCAGGATATCGATATCGTCAGCATCGCGACTCCCAACCACTGGCACGCTCTGGGAGCGATCTGGGCGATCCAGGCTGGTAAAGACGTTTACTGTGAAAAGCCGGTCAGCCACAACGTGAGCGAAGGTCGTCGGATTGTGGAAGCGGCCCGTAAGCACAACAAGATCGTCCAGACTGGTACTCAGTGCCGTTCACAACCTGGTCTGATCGATGCGATTGAATTCGTAAAAGCCGGCGGCATCGGCGAAGTCAAACTGGCTCGCGGTACCTGCTACAAGCGTCGTAAATCAATCGGTCCTAAAGGGAACTACGATGTACCGGCCAGCGTTGACTACGATCTGTGGCTCGGACCTGCACCGATGGCACCACTGACACGTCAGCGTTTCCACTACGACTGGCACTGGCAGACA is a window from the Gimesia benthica genome containing:
- the bshB1 gene encoding bacillithiol biosynthesis deacetylase BshB1, producing the protein MGSQLDVLVVAPHPDDAEISVGGTILACKAAGQRVGVVELTNGEPTPYGSPEIRAKETAASTEVLQLDWRENLQLPNRSLESSLTARRQLAEIFREQQPKVILAPYWEDVHPDHVAASHLVDAARFWSKLSKTDMSGERYWPPQIYYFWSIHLRIHPKPSFVFDISPHIEQKMQAVRCYESQMIQGRSEEHPTVLDDIKDRARYWGWTIHRAYGEPFASREEIGIQSFLPLSAAK
- a CDS encoding Gfo/Idh/MocA family protein, with the protein product MSQQSRREFLEKSMFAAAGAAALSTSIPQLSAAESQSSSPNEKLRVALLGVNGRGQSHLSAFAGRKDTEIVAIVDPDESVGMTKGVGNVYKKTNKKPTYYKDLRKAFDDQDIDIVSIATPNHWHALGAIWAIQAGKDVYCEKPVSHNVSEGRRIVEAARKHNKIVQTGTQCRSQPGLIDAIEFVKAGGIGEVKLARGTCYKRRKSIGPKGNYDVPASVDYDLWLGPAPMAPLTRQRFHYDWHWQTPTGNGDLGNQGIHQMDVARWGLGVDNVGDSVQAYGGRLGYTDAGNVANTQVSIHQFGDKRLVFEVRGLETEPYRGAKVGVIFYGTDGYVVIPSYNSASAFDNDGKLIKKFSGSADHFANFVDAVRSRKISDLNADIEEGHISSALCHLGNISYEMGNTMPVKEVAGEFKGDSEALETLGRFREHLGNNKLDTDDTIVSMGPKLTIDSKSETFTGGQASAANPKLTREYRKPFVVPTTAEL